The Actinoplanes sp. N902-109 genomic interval GACCGCCCGAGTTGCCGCTCTGCACGAGGGCCCGGATCGTGTAGATCTCGCGGGTCACGTTGCCGGAGTCGTAGATGTCCGGGCCGGTGATGTTGCCGACGTCGCTGACCCGGGCGCCTTGGGCGTTGTAGGGGCCGTCGAGCGGGAAGCCCAGCACGATCGCGTTGGCGCTGACCCCGGCCGGCTTCTCCACGAAGGGCATGGTCGGCGCCTTGAGGCCGGGCACGTAGATGACGGCCAGGTCGCGTTCCGGGTCGTAGACCACCACTTTGCCGTCGAGCCGGTCGTTCTGCGTCTCGACCTGGACGTTGCGGGTGCCGGCGACCACGTGGGCGTTGGTCATGATGCGCTCGTCGGCGTACACGAAGCCGGAGCCCTCGATGCGGCGGGAGCAGCTCGGCGCGGTGCCCAGAACCTTGATGACCGATTTGCGGGAGTTGACCACGACCTGGGACTTGGCCAGCGCCGGGTCGGGCGGCGCCACCTCGCGCACGTTGGTGCGGGTCAGGTTGCCGAAGACGTCGGGGAAGCCGTTGGTGTCGAGGGATTCGCGCAGGCCGGCGGACAACGCCTGGGCCTCGGCCGGCATGAGCGAGTTGATGCCCTGCAGCACCGCGCTGCTGCGCACCTGACGGTTGAGGTCGGGGAACGGCGTGGAGCCCAGCGGCACCGCGATGAGCCAGGCGACCAGCAGCACCGCGAGCACCGAGACGACCGCGCCGCCGGCGTCGTCGAGGCGTTGCAGCGGACGGCTCTCGATCGCGCGGCGGACCTTGGTGCCGAGCCAGCCGGCCAGGGTCTGCCCGAGCACCGCGAGCGCGAAGATGGCCACCAGTGCCACCACCAGCCGGGTGGTGCTGCTGGCGAACTGGTTGGCGATCAGCGGTCCGACCTGCAGGCCGATGAGCAGACCGCTGAAGAACCCGGCGAACGAGAGCGCACCGATGACGAACCCCTGGCGGTAGCCGCTGACGGCGAACACCACCATGAGGACGATCAGGATTGCATCGACCACAAGCACTCGCTCAGGGTAGAAGTGACAGTCACGACACGACCTCATCGGTTGCCGTCGGCGCGGCGGTGGCCCCCGTGGCGGTCGGGAACCGCCGGGTGACGCCGGGGGCGTCGGGCAGTTCCATGATGCGGTCCGGGCGCCAGGGGCGGCTCCAGCCGGCCAGGTCGAGCAGGGTGGCGATGACGCTGGCGGTGAACCCCCACACGAGCATGTCCTGGACGTCGAACGCCGGGCCGGTCCAGCCGCTGGGGTGGCGTACCCGGAGCCGGTTGTCCGGGTCGACGAGGTCGGCGACCGGCAGCCGGGCGACCCGGTCCACCTCGGCGGGTTGCCGCGGCCCCACCGGGTGCGGCGTGTGCCACCAGGCCAGCACCGGGGTGACCACGAACCGGCTGACCGGGATGTAGAGCTCGGGCAGGGTGGTGAGCACGGTCGCGGACGCCGGGTCGAGGCCGACCTCCTCCTGGGCCTCGCGCAGCGCGGTCGCCGACGGGTCGCGATCCTCCGGGTCGGCCGCGCCGCCCGGGAACGCCGGCTGACCGGCATGGTTGCGCATGGTCGCGGCCCGTTGCAGGACGAGCAGGTCCGGCTCACCAGGACGATCCTCGCCCAGCAGTACGAGGACCGCACTCGCCCGGCCACCGTCGGCCGGTGGCGGGATGGAGGTGAAATCCTCGGTACGCGCCGTCGCCACCCGGGTCAGCAGCGGCTCCCACCAGCTCGGCAGCCCCTCCGCCGGGCTCATCCGGCCACCGTCACGCCGGTGTGGGTGCGCACCAGCGCGCCCAGCGCCGGCTTGTCCAGCGGTGCGCCGGTGTAGACGTAGCGCTTGCCGTCGGCGGTCAGGAACACGGTCGTCGGCACGGTCATCGTGCCGAGCCGGGCGATCAGCTTCTGGTCGGGGTCGTACAGCGTGGGCATCGTGATGTGGTGGTCGGCGGCGAACGAGGCACCGGCTGCGCGGTCGTCGCGGGTGTTCACCCCGAGCACCTTCAGCTTGCCCGCGGTCGCGTCGGCGAGCTCCTGCACGACCGGGAGCTCCTCGCGGCAGGGACCGCACCAGGATCCCCACAGGTTGATGACGGCCGGCCCGCCGATCGCAGTCAGCTCGACCTCGGACCCGCCGGTGAAGCAGGGCAGCGACACGTCCGGCAGGTCGGCGGCGGCCGTGGCCCCGCCCAGGGTGGCGCAATCCGCGAACGGTGACGGCTGTTCCGGGGCGCCCTGCTCGGTGGTGCACGCAGCGAGCAGCAGCACCGCCAGCGGCGGCACCAGCCGGCGGATGGGTCTCACGGCGCCTCCGGCGTCACGACCGCGGTCGCCGGCACTAGGTCGGGGTCCACGCCCGCCTGCACCGCCAGCTCGCGGGCCCGCGGACCCTTGAGCAGCTTGGCAGCCGGGGCGGCTTCGATCGGCCCGGTCCCGTACGACGGACACATCGTCGCCAGCGTGCACGCCCCGCACGCGGGTTTGCGGGCGTGGCAGACCCGCCGCCCGTGGAAGATGATCCGGTGCGACAGCATGGTCCAGTCGCGCTTCTCGATCAGCTCGGCGACCTGGAACTCGATCTTGACGGGGTCCTCCTCCTGGACCCAACCGAACCGGTTGACCAGCCGCCGGAAGTGCGTGTCGACGGTGATGCCGGGCACGTCGAAGGCGTTGCCCAGGATCACGTTGGCGGTCTTGCGCCCGATGCCCGGCAACGCCACCAGCTCGTCGAGGGTGTCCGGCAGGACGCCGTCGTGGCGTTCCTCCAGCGCCTGACCCAGTTTGATCAGTGAGTCGGTCTTGGCCCGGAAGAAGCCGGTGGGCCGCAGGATCTGCTCCATCTCGGCCCGGTCGGCGGCGGCGTAGTCGGCCGCGGCCGGATACTTCCGGAAGACCGTCGGGGTGACCTCGTTGACCTTCTTGTCCGTGCACTGGGCGGAGAGGACGGTGGCCACGGCCAGCTGCAGCGGCGTCTCGAAATCAAGCTCGCAGTGCGCGTCGGGGTGGGTCTCGGCCAGCATCCGGGCCATCTTGCGGGCCCGGCGTTTGCGCCCGACGGGCGTCTCCCCGGCGAACCGCTTGGCTGACTTGACGAGCGCAGCCGCACCGGCGGATGCGGCGACGAGGGGACGACTCACGCCGGTAAGACTACGTCGCCCCGGTTACCGCGACGGTCGTCAGGCGGGCGGCGCGATCGATCCGTCCGTGCCGATGGTCGCCGCCGTGTCCCCGAAGTCGGCGGCGGACAGCTGACGCACCCGGGCCAGCCCGTGCTCGCCGGAGCTGTCGCGCAGCGGTTTGCCCACGGCGTTCAGCTGGGTGGACAGGAACTTGCCCTCGACGAAGCTGCCGTCCTTGGTGATGGTGACGTGCAGGATGCCGCCGTAGCCGAGAACCCCGCTGCGGCTCAGCGTCTTGCCGCCACCGGCGAAGTTGCCGAGGCTGTACGCGATCAGCTTGCCCTTGTAGAACTGCATGCCCCGCAGCACGTGCGGTCCGTGGCCGACCACCACGTCGGCACCGGCGTCGATGACCGCGTGCGAGAACTTCTCCGGGTCGCCCCTGTTCTCCCCGAAGAACAGCTCACTGCCGGGTTTGACGTGGCCCTTGTCAGCGCCCTCGGCACCCATGTGCACCTGCACGACGACGAGGTCGGCTTGTCCCTTGGCCTCCGCGATGACGCTGCGGGCGGCGTCGAGGTCGTTCAGGTTGTTCGCCCCGGCGTACGGGGAAAAGCCCACGACCGCGACTTTCACGCCCTTGACCTCGACCACCGTGATCTCGCCGGCCTTGCCGGTGTGCTTGAGCCCGGCACCCTCGAGAGCCTCGACGGTGTTGGCGTAGCCCTGCGGACCGAAGTCGTTGGAGTGGTTGTTCGCGGTGTTGAGCAGTTCGAACCCGGCGTCCTTGAGGTGCTTGGCATAGGCCGGGGGCGAGCGGAAGGCGAAGCAGTTGGCGCGCGGCGGCGAACCGCACTTGGAGGTGCCGGTGTCGTTGGTGATCGGCTGTTCAAGGTTGCCCATGACCAGGTCGGACTGGAGCCCGGCGCGCACCTGGTCGAAGAAGCCGGCGCCGTCGTCGGCGGGCAACTTGTTGGGCGCGCTGCCCATGATGATGTCGCCCGTCGCAGAGAACGTAATCGAGTCATGACTCTTCGTAGTCGACTCTGGCTCCGGTGACGCGCCGGGCTTGGCCGCGGAGGTCCGGGCGCCGGGCGCCGCATGCCACGTCGCGGCGGCGGGTCCGTCATCCCGGTTGGCCAGGGCCATGCCACCGAGACCGGCGCCCGCGAGCGCGGCCAGAATGATGGTGATTGTCAGGATCGGGCGGCCGAACAGGCCCGGGCTGCGCTTCGGGGGGTGGGCATTCATCGATCGGGACGATACCGTCGGGCGACAAGCCGCGACGCCCGTCGAACGGCTGCTTTCCCCTCACCGAGAGCGACGTTTTCCGCCCGATGCCAGGCCCG includes:
- the nth gene encoding endonuclease III, whose translation is MSRPLVAASAGAAALVKSAKRFAGETPVGRKRRARKMARMLAETHPDAHCELDFETPLQLAVATVLSAQCTDKKVNEVTPTVFRKYPAAADYAAADRAEMEQILRPTGFFRAKTDSLIKLGQALEERHDGVLPDTLDELVALPGIGRKTANVILGNAFDVPGITVDTHFRRLVNRFGWVQEEDPVKIEFQVAELIEKRDWTMLSHRIIFHGRRVCHARKPACGACTLATMCPSYGTGPIEAAPAAKLLKGPRARELAVQAGVDPDLVPATAVVTPEAP
- a CDS encoding CapA family protein, translating into MNAHPPKRSPGLFGRPILTITIILAALAGAGLGGMALANRDDGPAAATWHAAPGARTSAAKPGASPEPESTTKSHDSITFSATGDIIMGSAPNKLPADDGAGFFDQVRAGLQSDLVMGNLEQPITNDTGTSKCGSPPRANCFAFRSPPAYAKHLKDAGFELLNTANNHSNDFGPQGYANTVEALEGAGLKHTGKAGEITVVEVKGVKVAVVGFSPYAGANNLNDLDAARSVIAEAKGQADLVVVQVHMGAEGADKGHVKPGSELFFGENRGDPEKFSHAVIDAGADVVVGHGPHVLRGMQFYKGKLIAYSLGNFAGGGKTLSRSGVLGYGGILHVTITKDGSFVEGKFLSTQLNAVGKPLRDSSGEHGLARVRQLSAADFGDTAATIGTDGSIAPPA
- a CDS encoding MarP family serine protease; the encoded protein is MLVVDAILIVLMVVFAVSGYRQGFVIGALSFAGFFSGLLIGLQVGPLIANQFASSTTRLVVALVAIFALAVLGQTLAGWLGTKVRRAIESRPLQRLDDAGGAVVSVLAVLLVAWLIAVPLGSTPFPDLNRQVRSSAVLQGINSLMPAEAQALSAGLRESLDTNGFPDVFGNLTRTNVREVAPPDPALAKSQVVVNSRKSVIKVLGTAPSCSRRIEGSGFVYADERIMTNAHVVAGTRNVQVETQNDRLDGKVVVYDPERDLAVIYVPGLKAPTMPFVEKPAGVSANAIVLGFPLDGPYNAQGARVSDVGNITGPDIYDSGNVTREIYTIRALVQSGNSGGPLIAQNGDVLGVIFAAAADDRNIGFALTAAEAASTAKLGTERTRGVKTGDCAS
- a CDS encoding TlpA disulfide reductase family protein gives rise to the protein MRPIRRLVPPLAVLLLAACTTEQGAPEQPSPFADCATLGGATAAADLPDVSLPCFTGGSEVELTAIGGPAVINLWGSWCGPCREELPVVQELADATAGKLKVLGVNTRDDRAAGASFAADHHITMPTLYDPDQKLIARLGTMTVPTTVFLTADGKRYVYTGAPLDKPALGALVRTHTGVTVAG
- a CDS encoding CoA pyrophosphatase, yielding MSPAEGLPSWWEPLLTRVATARTEDFTSIPPPADGGRASAVLVLLGEDRPGEPDLLVLQRAATMRNHAGQPAFPGGAADPEDRDPSATALREAQEEVGLDPASATVLTTLPELYIPVSRFVVTPVLAWWHTPHPVGPRQPAEVDRVARLPVADLVDPDNRLRVRHPSGWTGPAFDVQDMLVWGFTASVIATLLDLAGWSRPWRPDRIMELPDAPGVTRRFPTATGATAAPTATDEVVS